One Gopherus evgoodei ecotype Sinaloan lineage chromosome 1, rGopEvg1_v1.p, whole genome shotgun sequence genomic window, cacagtgcaatgctccgtaaatcaacgctagccttggtacatggaagcacaccgcctaattaatatgcttagtgtggcggCGTGCACTCGatattatacaatctgtttccaaaaatggGTTTCTGTAatatcggaataatcccatagtgtagacataccctgagagtgacagactcaaggagctcagtctatttagcataacaaagagaaggttaagggatgacttggtTACAATCTGTTCGTACTGGCAAgaggaacaaatgtttaataatgggctcttcaatctagcagaaaaagttaTAAcaggagctagacaaattcagactcgaGCTAAAGTGtaattttttaaacaatgagggtaattaaccactgggaaaatttaccaagggttgtggtagattctccagcACTGATGATTGTTAAATCAAGGCAGGATGTTGTTTTCACAGCTCTTCTCTAGGATttttgggggcaggtctctgacTTGTGTTATATAGGCAGTAAGACTAGGTGATCACTGTTGACAGATGTTCGGCTGCGAGCGTGTTTTTTCCCTGTGTGTTGTCacagctctgtgcagacagctggcatAGCAGACCTTGAGCGAACCACCCAGTAAATCCACAGACTCAGTTTTCAGCAAAGGAAATTGGTCAGGTTTATTGCCAATGAAGCACGGTGCTAATGCCCTTGCTCAGTGATTACAGaacacttaggccatggctacacttacagttctgcagcgctggtagttacagctgtgttcgtacagctgtgtagggccagcgctgcagtgtggccacactgacaggtaccagcgctgcagtgtggccacatttgcagcatttgcagcgctgttgggagtggtgcattgtgggcagctatcccagcgttcaaatggctgcaacgtgcttttcaaaagaggggggtggggtggaatgtgacagggagcgtgggagagacagagagagtggatttttggagctgacactgttctcagctccctgccttgcaagttctaaggactggaagacacacagtgcctaccttcaatcattttaaaagttctgaccccttcccccacccctctctcattcactaaatgcaaattatgcgctcctaaatagccgtcagaccagataagcatctgctcagcacggacttccccctccccctctgccgtgtgagcgtgctgtttctctcttcaagcaaacagctgtgaacattccaaagtaattcccctgcctgcctccgctcactcagcaaacaggagctgtgtttgttttttaaataagcagtttggcagaactccgagctccccctttcttccggtttgttgtggacaggaattctgggatacctccttataccccggaggtcaataaaagcgctggtggggtccacactagctgaccagcgctggatcaccagcgctggaatcgctacaccagaggctcgaccgggtgtacagccagcgctgcaaccagggagttgcagcactggccgtgctttgcaagtgtggccacatcctaagttgcagcgctgtaaccccctcaccagcgctgcaactctctagtgtagccatggcctaacacaggtatgcctgtgacaatggacCGGCTTAGAGAATGACGGGACTTTCCGTTCTTCCCTCAGCCAGACAAAGACATTGCCTCTGAGACACATCTTTATACACAGATTCAAACAAGCTATGTATTACTCCTCACGTATCTGGATGCCACCCACTGATGTAAAGAGGGGCCGcccattaccttgtacatgttggttcgatcaaagcATCTTGATCCATCATGCTGTTATCTTGACCTCATCCTTAAGATGAGTCGGAATGCTCCTGTTGTCTTTGGGGAATGTGATTAGTAtcagggtgttctggtaccacctttCTGGAATTTGTTTGAGTATATATATTGTGCCTATCACTACTTaaaaatgtgtgtttctgcaatgTCAGCCCTGTTGGTGCAAGGTTCTGTGAGCTGGGCCTGCCTGTTCTTCACAACATCACTTTGCTTTATAAGCACAAAATTGTgactactttagcccaggcctcaggcctcatatgAGGCCTCTCCTATAGGGCCTCAAGTCTTAAGTCTTCTTTCAACTACATCTCCCcatgttttgtctttttatggggaggaggTTTACCCATCATTCCAGAAAATCATGATGCATGGACttgttaccgaaatattgggtTTGCCTCTTTGAGAGCctataacagcctgacagggataaagaaaagatgctttattttgcagaaaaaaagaaGAGCCTTGTACTTTAGTACAAAGACCCTATTTTATACAAATTTTACAAGCCTTTTATACACTTTTAGACAAAGAGTCTTGTGTGTTAACATTTGATTGGTAGGTGTTAAACCTTACGGTTTTGTTATTTGTTtagtaaaaactggtttgaaataagttttttttgctttgaggcagaagaaaagagagagtttaAAAGTTTATGTTACTGTATACATAaggcttttgctttttttattttattttggctgcTTATAAGCTATTAAGGGGGGCTACCAGTAACTTTTATAGTCCCTCCTTCAGGTGCATATGAGTtgtaattcttcaacaaaaaaacttcagaaaacagactccaatgagcaactgcagaactggaattatttCCAAACTGggcaccatcaaattaggcctaaatagagggggagtggatgggtcactacagaaACTAAATCAAGGTGTTAGTCTcgaaagtgccacaagtactcctagctgtttttacaaaaactaatttctccTTGCTAAATACTTACCACTTCTTTCCAACCATTTCAAATGAGCCACCttgtttacattggcctcattaactTTACAAAGTGATttccactccttcttgtcaactgttgagaatagtcCACCTCCACCTTAATAATGCCCAAATATGTATTTGGTTGTcgtggtaatagaatcttgtgttgctatgacaactgagttagattattaggggatagcccagtcAGTTTTGGCTGGCTGTTGGTTAGTTCTATGAGCGGCAATAAAATGGCTGcttcaaggtttacagctctctgtgtctccagtgatttcttcctaaaagtgTTGCCCCCAAGGATACAACACCAAATAAgtatgttagtctctaaagtgccacaaggactcctcgttttttttgctgatacagactaacacggctaccactctgaaacttttgCATAGACACCTCACAAGACATGTTTGTACAAGATCTATTATAACGGTGTCATAATGATAccactatgatgaatatgggaGGTAATGTCCCTACCTCTTCCTCAGCTGCCCTAGAGCTTCTCCTTCTGCCCttctcactgcccccccagctaGAGTGGTGAGCCCCCTGgagaagcccagagcccccatAGCCCCCGTGGCTAGTGCCCTGAGCATGGTTTGAGGAGCCCCGGACTGGCTGGAGCCCCCCCAGCCATGCTGCGCCTCCTCTTGTGAGACCCTGAGCCACCGCcagaaaagcttgtctcttcccaaAGGACCTCAGCTTTTCATATTTGCCTtgcaggttccagggcagctgaggAAGCAGTTGGGACATTGCCtcccatattcatcatagtggCTAGCGTCCCCAAAAGTGGGCTCCACCCACTGCCCATTTtggaaaccattaggaaagggatagataatgagactGAAATagatgcctctatataaatgcatggtacgccCGCACCTTGAATACTTTGTGCaggtctggttgccccatctccaaaaagatatattagaattagaaaaagtacagagaagggtgaCAAAAACGTttagggtatgaaacagcttccagtGGATGAGAGATTACAaatactgggacttttcagcttggaaaagagatcacTAAGCGgcaatatgatagaggtttataaaacaCATAACACAACAACTGGGGTCACCTGTGAAATTAATATGCttcaggtttaaaatgaacaaaaggccgcatttcttcacacaatgcacaatgcAAAGTCAACCTGAgggactcattgccaggggatgttgcgaAGGACAAAAATATGACTGAGtccaaaaaaagaactaggttaTTTCATGGAGGAGAGGTTCATTAGTGGCTGTAAGACAAGACGGTCGGGGACGCAATCCCATGCTCCATATGtgtctctgactgtcagaagatGAGAGTAGACGaggggggatggatcactcaataatttcctccttctcttctttccctctgaagtacctgaactgtccacagtcagaagacagggcactgggctagatggaccaaacCTTTTCCAGGAGTTCCCTCTGTTATAGAGCTCAGCTAGCCACCCTAGAAGACTTCcgtggtagggtgaccatacttcccattttggctgggacaATCCCTTTTTTAAGCACTGTCCCAGcgaattcaacttttttttttccccaaaaggaggCATTTCTATTGTTTGCTCCTGGAGATTTGATCAGCCGGCaacagcaaacaggacaaatgcccacttctaTCATAAaagtggggaagtggggagcGGAGGAACATTTGGGGCAGGCGAGTGGAGATGCCAGCCCCAAGCCTGGGGTGATGCAGAgctgagaggcaggtggcagtgttgcagccacaGGTGACAACTTCCTGAAACTTGAGGGGGCCCCTACTGGGTTCCAGTGATGGGCGATAGCTTTGCACAGAGTTGGGGGGACTAGGGTGAGAAACTGTGTGTCTCCTGTtttttctttgggaaatatggtcatcgTAAGGGTGCTCAGTGTGGAAGGTTGATGGGGGACTTGTGCAGCCACCTAGGGGTGTGGTCCTGTAGAACTAGAGAGAGAGTTTCATGGTGTGACCTAGAGTTTCATGGTTTATGTAGGAAAACAGAGTGCCTCTCCTCCACAATTTTGACCCAATGAAGCTGCACAGCTGCAACTGCCTGAATCGCCAAAAGAAATTAGATGTgtttcatcttcctcttcctcataacATAAATGAAGGTTGCACTTACGGAGTCTATGGCTGGACACGGGGCATAGAAATTTCGAAACATCTGAACCAGTCTAGGGCTGGGGTATTGTGCCCATCAACTACTCTAATCTGCCCTCCCATGTCTGTGCAGTCCCCTCCACCCTATACAATTCATGCTTCAGCAGATCCTGCAATCAGCGGCTACTGTGACAGACCCTGGTAACACATCTCTGATGAACCTGTGCTAGCAGGGAGGCGGAGAGCATCCTAGAGCAGTTGTGGAGGCCCAGAGATTGTGGGTGGGAGGACCTAGCTATCAGTGGACCACTGAGATCTGAGCCTAACTTTGAAGAACCCTGGATCCTGGGTCCCCTTAGTTATTcgtcagggagaagggaagagacctCCCCTCCTGGAATGATTCAAGGGAAATTTCCAGGTACAGAGCATTTTGGAATATCCCTTCCCTGGCCTGCACCCTATTTTAGTAATACAGGAACGGGGGCTGCCAGGGAGAAATATACTCCTATATTATTataattagattttattttatgttatttcagcaagatcacagcTGTGACAGGTTCATTGATACCCCTCGGACGTCTCCAAGGTAGCCAGATGACTAATCAAAATCATATGAACAGTGATGACAACCTGGATTCCAGGAAtagagcctgcagcagggcttGCGCTGCAATCCAGGTGGGTAGGATCACTATGCATCCCCTGTGATTTGTCTTTCTGCAGTTTGCCTTTGGCCACGATGGTGCACACTAAGCCAAGCAGCTGAagttccctgatggccaagtggccTCCAAGGGAATGTGCAGGCATGCTCCATAAACACAGTTGTCTTCCTATCTGCACAGACACTGCCTGCTACCTCTCCGAAGAGTCCTTTTCCTTTAGGCTGAAGAGCTCTGGTGTCAGCAGCTCCTTGTCTAGCAGGAATTGCATACGTTGGAAGGTTTCactgtttttaaaacatgaagTGAAGGGGAAAGGCTGCAAactgtttccatttgcagatgttccgtgcagcagcagcaaactcagCTGGTCTGTtggtgtgacacagagacagggGCCGGAGAGCAGGAGCACTTGGTCACCTGGCAATCCCTCCCCTACACCTGCCCACGAACCAATGTGGGttattcaagctacacagaaatctgacatGCAAAGTGAGTTCAGAGCATTAAAACTCCAGTACCCTGAGTTAGGATTTGTCAAGTTGTCCCATTTCTAGAGGGGCAGTGtgttctgggcctgatcctgaatccCAACAGAATATTAGTGACTAGTTCACAAATTACCTCAGGTTTATTTGTTCCAGGAAATGTAATCAACAAATGCATATAAAATTATATTATTCTCTAGTTCTATTGTGAAAGCAGAAATTCAGATCTGCACTGCTCTGTGGTAAAAGTTCCAATAGggcatatttctgtttcctgactggctgagggCTTCAGCAGTTCTGCCTTGTATCTACCCCTCAGAGTAACAGAGCTACCTACATCTCTGCCCTTCCTCTGGTCCCAAGTGCCAGATGTCAGGCATAATAGCTTTCCCTCTCATTGAGTGAAATCCCACGATCCTCCCACCATCAGACTGGGACCTTCTCTATTGCACACTGTGGTTTCACCCAGTACAGCCATAACATAAATAGTCAACACAATGTAGCTATAAAGCTACCATCCTAAGAACTGGGTTTAACACACACATTCATGATGACAGCTCAGCTCCATGTCTGATACAATGCTATTCCCAGGTGCTACAGATTGTATGAATACAGGACAAAGACAGTCGGAGAGAGAGCAATAGGTGACTTTCCTGTGGGAAATGAAGTTCCATTTCCATGAATACTCCtgcatttgactttgaaatccaCTAACTGCAAACCCTCATCATGCCTGAATAACAGGTGCTGGAGTTACTATGTACTAGAGAGTGAGAGTTCAGGGAGTGAATATTTTCTGTACTGATCCCAATGGCTGTTACTGCTCTGGATACAGTCTGCAGTCTGACAGAGcagaacctgaggagaaccagtcagctattaacccagggacagaggagctACTAGACTTTTGTTTGCTGGCAATCAACTGAATGAGGGCTGGGACTCCGCAATCTTTTCAGGTTCTGAAGAAATCCCGATGACAGACGTTACATTTTAAGTCCCACTCTAATCCAAGAAATCATTTCTGAAAGTGGATCAGAGGGGAAAGAATAGACTGACACATGTATGCTAAAGTACAGAGTAAATGTTATGCTAAATCTTTTCATTGTAACACAGATATTACAAACGAAAAATTCATGACATGCCTGTATATTGAAAGTCAGAAGCAGTGGTAACTGTACTGCTGAATGGTTTTTGCTTTAGAAAGTATTTCAGTAGTACTCCAAATATTGTTGGCAATAGGTTTGAGCTCTTAACTCTTTGTTCAgtgaacagctgtatgatactgtCTCCTGGGAAATGACCAGAAGCTCTTTCTAACACTTACATTGGGGGTCATGAACATTATCCCTCTGCAATACCTGAGCAAGTCTTTTGAAAAGGTCATGAGATAACAGAACCATtggtctgtgtttcagcaaagagTCAAGCTGAGGTGCAGAAAAGGGGAGTGTTACAGTGGTTGTATATAATTTTCACCCATCACCTCTTACATGAACATCTCTGAAATAACTTGCACGCTCAAggggatattagtgcaaacctGGTTTAAACTATTCACCCATGTAACTTTGCAGATATTTACGGACCCTTGCATGGTGAGAGGATGCAGGGGCTGTGAGAATGAAGAGAAGCTTGTATGGTGAATGGACCGTCTGGATTCAGTCAACATTGTTGAGGCAAAGCATTTCAGCTCTTCTTGAAGGGACTCTTGGGGGTCAAAGTGTATCACCTGTGCATTTGGTAAGGGAAAGCTAATAGAGCCCTGTTCTGAAGCAATTAAcccatgtaaatctggagtgatatCATTAAGACATTCTTgaattcagaatcaggccctaagaatTCATCCCATGTGCCGGGAAGAGGCAGACACATTTATAAATAGCTTCAATCCAGGACAGATAAATACAATGACCAATATCACCATGCACTTGCACACATGCCATGATACAATGGGCcagaaagagtgtgtgtgggaAAGTCACAACTGTAAATGCACATAGTGCACAATAGGCTGTGGAACTCCCAGCTCAAGATATCTATGGGACCAAGAGCTTAGCAGGCTTCAAAGAGGGATAAGATGTTTATatggataaaaaaataaatcccattAAGGTTGTTAGGAtctcttttaaaaagtcttggAAGAGCTCTAAgccttcctgatttacaccaccaaATATGTCTAAGTAGTGGGTGTCAGGGGGAAATATTCCCTGGCAGCAGGAAATCTCATAGCTGCCTATTGCAAGACTTGTTCTACTTTCCACTGAAGAATCTAGGAAATGGATACTAAATACTGAGCTGAATGGACCAgatgtctgatccagtctggcagtgcctATCTTCCTGGTGGTGGTGAAAATCCAAGACTATGTAGTTGCTCATTTTCCTTGAGATCCTGGGAGCCTCTAGACTTGCATTGAGAGCAGAAAGATATCTCCTTAATTTTCATCTCGTCTCCTGTTATTTCTCCTTTCAGAATCTAAAGTTCAAAACTCCCTGTGCCTGCCCAGGacattatgtcagctgtcaatgacaccaaattcaactctgcagtgttccttctcactgGGATACCAGGGCAGGAGGATGTCCATCTCTGGATTTCTATCCTCTTCTGTTTAACGTATGTTATTtcgatagtaggaaattcagtcattctcttcattataaaaacagatccaaccCTCCATGaacccatgtacattttcctttccatgttggccatcacagaccttggcttattGATAGCCACCATGCCGACGATATTAGGCATATACTTGTTTAACTCTAGGGAAATCAGATTTAATGCCTGTTTTACACAGTTGTTCTTTATTGGCTCACTTCGATGCATTGAATCTTCTGTACTCTTGCTGATGGCCTTTGACCACTTCAtcgcaatctgtaacccactgagctatgcttccatcttaaccctgcctagaatagccaagatgggactggtgtgtgtgctaaGAGGAATAGCCGTAATATTCCCACTCCACCTTCTCCTGAAACGGTTCCAATACTGTGGAGacaatgtcctctcccattcctgcTGTGCGCACCAGGAAGTCATGAAGTTGGCTTGTTCAGACAACAAATTCAACAACCTCTATGGCTTGTATCTTTCATTCTTAATAATGGGGTTGGATTCACTGCTCATCTTCCTCTCGTATGtgatgatcctcaaaacagtgctgagcattgtGTCACAGACAAAGTGTCTTCGGGCCCTGAACACCtgtgtctcccacctctgtgtagTCCTGCTTTTCTACAATTCAGAGATTGGTTTGTCTGTGATACACAGATTTGGGAACAGCTCGACTCACCTGCTTCAGGTTCTCCTGGGCTACGTCTACCTTCTGGTCCCGCCCCTTATGAACCCAGTCGtgtacagcatgaaaagcaaacaccttcgaTTGAGGATAATCAGATTGTTCGTCAAGTGAAGCGTCAGTTCATCACCCAGTTCCAGCAGTGGTGACACAGGAGAGGAAAAACCCAGGACACAGACACttattccatcctggacccttaCATCTGAGACAAGATGAGCTACTTATCTCCTCTCTATAGAAAGAGATTGAGATGGGGTCTAAGGCTTGGAGGAATGGGAAAGAGACTGCCCACACCTGCTGGTGAGTGACGACAGCACACGGGGAAGGAGAtcaaggcaggcagcagcatttacaaagtGACTGTGTTTGTGGAGAGCCCGGGGACAGGTGGGATGTTGGCCCATAAACAGCTCTATTTGTTGCTGCTCCGACCTTAGAATTCCTCTTCATACAGTCAAAAAAGAGAAGGGAGGTGGATGTTGTTTCCTATTACATCTGGCCTGCCCCTGTCCTGTCTCTGGTTAAACATGCATAGGTCATGGAGGAAGctgcagagctgttcttcagTCTCAGCTCTGATTCACTGTGAGTGCTCTGGTTGCTGTGTAATCCATGAGGGCTGCAGGAGATATGGACAGGGGCTATTCAAGGTGCACGGACACCCACCCTTCCCCTACGCCCTCAGCCAGGTGATCATGACTGAGTCCTGTCAGATTAACGCAGGACAAGCCTTTCAGGCAGCGCCCCCTGCACACAATTGATGTCTCAGCACCGCACACCTACTGagcccattcccccctccctcaagCAGAGCTGCCTCTGTGAGCGAGGGTCTGACACGCAGGAGTCCTGACAAGAAACTGAGGCCCAGTTTCCCTCCTTGTCCCCTGTGtttgtgctgccccagctgctttccaaggggtgggagtgggaatcAGCTCCCGTAGAGAGGCCCAGGTATTTTCTATCGCAGTCCAGCCCATTCACTGCAGTGTGACCACCtgttcaaaaggcaaaagcagaaCATATGCAGGGGCCCTGTCCCCAGTGTGGCCCCGCCCCGGgcttcctctttccctgaggcacctccctctCCTTCATTCTTGCCTGAAGCCACAATCCCCTGCTTCATCCCCTTCCCCCTttacctctccctctgccccatctcttccccagaagcccacctccctgctcctcctctttatCTGAGGCTCCAACCCCTGTCCAGACCTGAAGCCAGAGccgggccatggtaagagctgcccaagTTTCCAGAACTTCTATAAGGAGCCCCAGACCCTACTCCAATCCTGGGCCGGTGGCTGGTCGGCCTGAAAGCAGCTCCCATCTTCTATCACGAAACCCAAGACATACCCCCAGGGAAGTTGGAGAGTCCAGGTCTCCTCACATTGGCCCAGAATTGGAAGAGCAGGAGGCAGAGATTTGAGGGAAGAGATGAGTCAGAGGGTGTGACGAGACTGAACTAATGCTAACTGCAGCAGGCAGGGCGGTGGAGTCGCCTAAGTAAAGGAGGAGGACGGGGCTGGAGGGTAGGAGAGTTTGTGTTTTGGAGACGACTGAACTGATGCGATCCCacaaaggggagtcttgttttaAGTACCCCAGGCTGACAGTAAGATTGAGGGTTAAACAAAATTGCTAAGCAGGAATCTCCCCATAGTAGCTGCGtagcctgtgctgctggaggtggtaTCCCAGAAATAGGGTGGTTTTCTGTACTGAATGTgacaaatgttttttaaagtttacttTAAATCCAGCTTCCCAGTACCAAACGGCTTCTGTGTTCCAGGGTACTCGATATTGCTCAAATGTTTTGCCTGTGGGGTACTGCGATACACACACAATATTCCATACTGctgtaaaaatatgtttaaaaaattgttgcaaacaaaaaaattgtgaagTATATAAACACTATCTTGCTAGTAAGTTAAACAGAAAAGGAGCATAAAGGGTTTGTGCAGTAGTTACTGGGCTGTTCcttaaaaaaacacaataaacCTAAACAAAAGCAGCAGCTAGTGAATGAGGAAGCTTGAAAAAGGGGTTAATGAAAACACCTGCTTTGGTCACCCCAACAATAAGTTCCCTTTTGTGTTGTATCCTACCATTAAAACTATCTGTATTGT contains:
- the LOC115647864 gene encoding olfactory receptor 51G2-like, with product MSAVNDTKFNSAVFLLTGIPGQEDVHLWISILFCLTYVISIVGNSVILFIIKTDPTLHEPMYIFLSMLAITDLGLLIATMPTILGIYLFNSREIRFNACFTQLFFIGSLRCIESSVLLLMAFDHFIAICNPLSYASILTLPRIAKMGLVCVLRGIAVIFPLHLLLKRFQYCGDNVLSHSCCAHQEVMKLACSDNKFNNLYGLYLSFLIMGLDSLLIFLSYVMILKTVLSIVSQTKCLRALNTCVSHLCVVLLFYNSEIGLSVIHRFGNSSTHLLQVLLGYVYLLVPPLMNPVVYSMKSKHLRLRIIRLFVK